The following proteins are co-located in the Sporosarcina pasteurii genome:
- a CDS encoding urease accessory protein UreD codes for MSLQASLNKRPKHDGRLSMEFQYRGNKTVLSNCYQNPPLRASRPLYINPANRSEATVYLVETSGGIVEGDHNVFDIDIKEGADVCLIPQSATKIYPSYNGIWSSQDMDITIGPKASLSFKTEAVIPFEQARFNSKTVIQMTSDSTFLWGDILSPGRVARGEVFEYTDVRTNFQVWMDDECLIYDPLLISKDNMGLKKMGMLEDHLFIGSMWFVTPTIEEFDIRELNERLQESPHSKASASMLEGKAVNVRWLASDLVDLKKEMNRIWDEFANYIV; via the coding sequence GAATTTCAATATCGAGGGAACAAAACGGTATTATCAAATTGTTACCAAAACCCTCCGCTAAGAGCTAGCCGACCATTGTATATTAATCCCGCTAATCGATCTGAAGCGACGGTATATCTGGTGGAAACATCAGGCGGAATCGTTGAAGGAGACCACAACGTCTTTGATATCGATATCAAAGAGGGAGCGGATGTATGTCTCATTCCGCAATCTGCAACAAAAATCTACCCTTCTTATAATGGGATATGGAGTTCGCAAGACATGGACATAACTATCGGTCCAAAGGCGAGTCTTTCCTTTAAAACGGAAGCCGTTATTCCATTTGAGCAGGCAAGATTTAACAGTAAAACTGTTATTCAAATGACAAGTGATTCCACTTTTTTATGGGGAGATATCCTATCCCCAGGACGTGTTGCACGCGGTGAAGTGTTTGAATACACTGATGTCAGAACAAATTTTCAAGTCTGGATGGACGACGAGTGTTTGATATACGATCCACTTCTTATTTCTAAGGACAACATGGGTCTTAAAAAAATGGGTATGCTTGAAGATCATTTATTCATCGGATCCATGTGGTTCGTTACCCCTACAATTGAGGAATTCGATATTAGGGAGCTGAATGAACGACTTCAAGAATCTCCACATTCAAAAGCCAGTGCTTCAATGCTCGAAGGAAAAGCTGTGAATGTCAGATGGTTAGCATCAGACTTAGTTGACTTGAAGAAGGAAATGAATCGTATTTGGGATGAATTTGCTAACTATATCGTTTAA
- a CDS encoding DMT family transporter codes for MSNNAQTAQQGGSNGKAYLILIIGIMAVAFSAPWVKQSNFEPATSVVLRVGFGLLFLLPFFIREIKKIGKINKTGVILSLVAGLFLGIDFTAWNYSIYFVGSGIASILLNLQIIILPALAFLFDRERIPKSFFIVAPIMILGVLMTGGIFDSAEATEGPTTAWGMNLAVLGTIAGSISGVCYGAYLYTSRKASRVNGIQIVQPMFFAGLTQLIAPLIVMMFSGRGFDLTHGVLVNGMLPHNPETALGDPITGMNWFWMIVLASIGQAVAWTFIQYGAIRLDPTIVAGLLLLSPISTVAVIAVILFGEIPSTIQIAGVILILLAVAYQNNLHKVLLGKKSKGDKTPGASS; via the coding sequence ATGTCTAATAATGCTCAAACAGCACAACAAGGTGGATCAAATGGCAAGGCGTATCTAATCCTAATCATTGGTATTATGGCAGTTGCGTTTTCAGCACCTTGGGTAAAGCAATCGAACTTTGAACCAGCAACTTCTGTTGTTCTTCGTGTTGGTTTTGGATTGTTGTTCTTGCTACCTTTCTTTATAAGAGAAATTAAAAAAATCGGTAAAATAAACAAAACCGGTGTTATTTTATCTCTTGTTGCAGGTTTGTTTCTTGGAATTGACTTTACAGCTTGGAATTATTCAATCTATTTCGTAGGATCAGGGATTGCATCAATCTTACTGAACCTACAAATCATCATTTTACCGGCACTTGCTTTCCTATTCGATAGAGAGCGTATTCCAAAAAGTTTCTTCATCGTTGCGCCAATCATGATTCTTGGTGTACTCATGACAGGTGGTATTTTCGACAGTGCTGAAGCGACTGAAGGACCAACGACTGCATGGGGTATGAACCTTGCCGTTCTTGGAACGATTGCTGGATCTATTTCGGGAGTTTGTTACGGTGCTTACCTTTATACGAGCCGTAAAGCATCCCGTGTAAATGGAATTCAAATCGTTCAACCAATGTTTTTCGCTGGATTAACTCAGCTAATTGCTCCACTAATTGTAATGATGTTCTCAGGTCGTGGCTTCGATCTTACGCACGGAGTATTAGTAAATGGTATGCTTCCACATAATCCGGAAACTGCATTAGGTGACCCGATTACTGGCATGAACTGGTTCTGGATGATTGTTCTAGCGTCAATCGGACAAGCTGTTGCATGGACGTTCATTCAGTACGGTGCTATTCGTTTAGACCCTACAATTGTAGCTGGACTATTATTACTTAGCCCTATCTCAACTGTTGCGGTTATTGCCGTTATTCTATTCGGTGAGATTCCGTCAACTATCCAGATTGCTGGTGTTATTCTGATTCTGTTGGCCGTTGCCTACCAGAATAATTTGCACAAAGTTCTCTTAGGGAAAAAATCAAAAGGCGATAAGACGCCAGGGGCATCTTCTTAA
- a CDS encoding DMT family transporter yields the protein MANNSATTNGSNSKAYIILIIGIIALAFTAPWVKQSNFEPATSVILRVGIGLLFLLPFAIREVKKIGKLNKTGVTLSLFAGLFLGIDFTAWNYSIYYVGSGIASILLNLQIIILPALAFLFDKERIPKSFFIVAPIMILGVLMTGGIFDSADETAGGPLTVYGMNIAVLGTIAGSISGVCYGIYLYTSRKASRVNAGQIVQPMAWASLAQLVAPIIFLFISGRGFDLTHGVLVNGQLPMNPETTVGDPITAMNWFWMIVLASLGQAIAWTFVQYGAVRLNPTIVAGLLLLSPISTVAIIAVLLFGEIPSTIQILGVILVLAAVAYQNNLHKSIFGKKKPKAESPGTT from the coding sequence ATGGCTAATAATAGTGCTACTACGAATGGATCAAATAGCAAGGCGTACATAATTCTAATTATCGGTATCATTGCTCTCGCATTTACTGCCCCTTGGGTAAAACAATCGAACTTTGAACCTGCAACGTCTGTTATTCTTCGCGTAGGTATTGGATTATTGTTCTTACTTCCATTTGCAATTAGGGAAGTAAAGAAAATTGGTAAACTTAATAAAACTGGTGTAACTCTATCCTTGTTCGCGGGTCTGTTTCTTGGAATTGACTTCACGGCTTGGAATTATTCCATCTATTATGTTGGTTCAGGTATTGCTTCAATTCTATTAAACTTACAGATTATCATTTTACCGGCACTTGCTTTCCTTTTTGATAAGGAAAGAATTCCAAAGAGTTTCTTTATTGTTGCGCCAATCATGATACTAGGTGTTCTTATGACAGGTGGTATTTTCGACAGCGCTGATGAAACAGCGGGAGGACCCCTTACTGTTTACGGTATGAACATTGCCGTGCTAGGGACGATTGCTGGTTCTATTTCCGGTGTTTGTTACGGTATCTATCTATACACTAGCCGTAAGGCGTCTCGCGTAAATGCAGGGCAAATCGTACAGCCTATGGCATGGGCATCACTTGCTCAGTTAGTGGCACCAATCATTTTCTTGTTTATCTCTGGTCGCGGATTCGACCTTACGCACGGTGTACTTGTAAATGGTCAGCTACCAATGAATCCAGAAACTACAGTTGGTGATCCTATCACAGCTATGAACTGGTTTTGGATGATTGTTTTAGCATCATTAGGTCAAGCGATTGCATGGACGTTCGTTCAGTATGGTGCTGTTCGTTTGAACCCTACGATTGTTGCAGGACTCTTGTTATTAAGTCCAATTTCTACTGTTGCGATTATTGCCGTTCTTCTATTCGGTGAAATTCCGTCAACTATCCAAATTCTAGGTGTGATTCTAGTACTTGCGGCAGTTGCTTACCAGAATAACTTGCATAAGAGTATATTTGGTAAAAAGAAGCCTAAGGCAGAATCTCCAGGAACTACATAA
- a CDS encoding histidine phosphatase family protein produces MVKTVYLVRHCQAEGQELEAELTEKGEVQAIELMHFFEKRNIKHIISSPYMRAKQSILPAADRLGLQVEIDSRLSEHRLISKNLNDWIERLEDSIRDKELKMAEGESSREVTKRAMEVLEAATDGTVLATHRNTMGLLLLHLDGMQGLKEWAGFSHPDVYEVKVKKDDYEVRRIWN; encoded by the coding sequence ATGGTCAAAACTGTATATCTGGTCAGGCATTGTCAAGCTGAAGGACAAGAGCTTGAAGCAGAACTAACTGAAAAGGGAGAAGTACAAGCGATAGAGCTGATGCACTTTTTTGAGAAGCGGAATATCAAGCATATCATTTCCAGTCCTTACATGAGAGCAAAACAATCCATTCTGCCAGCTGCTGATCGCCTAGGACTGCAGGTGGAGATTGACAGTAGGCTTTCTGAGCACAGGCTGATTTCCAAAAACTTAAATGACTGGATAGAACGTCTCGAAGATTCCATTAGGGACAAGGAGTTGAAAATGGCAGAAGGAGAGTCAAGTCGTGAAGTAACGAAAAGAGCAATGGAAGTGCTTGAAGCAGCAACCGACGGTACCGTGCTAGCCACGCATCGTAATACGATGGGGCTTTTATTGTTGCATCTTGATGGCATGCAGGGGCTCAAAGAATGGGCAGGCTTTTCGCACCCGGATGTCTACGAAGTGAAAGTGAAAAAGGATGACTATGAAGTCAGGAGAATTTGGAACTAG
- a CDS encoding alpha/beta fold hydrolase — MPVINIDGVDVYYHVQGKGIPIVFIHPPLLTSMNFIYQVNELSQRFKVIVFDVRGHGNSSYSEKALTYPLISHDIKQLLDHLKIDKAFICGYSTGGSIALDFLLTYPKRSLGGILTGAMSEVMDPLLKTKITLGVKLTEWKALKALALSVSFTNANTRRLFKDLYIHAKRGKTQNVEQYYRYSLSYNCTDRLEQIKLPVLLLYGEKDKAFHRYAYLLQEKLPVNECILIGDVKHQLPTKAAVAVNNFITQFVSVHGH; from the coding sequence TTGCCAGTTATAAATATAGATGGGGTAGACGTGTATTATCACGTTCAAGGTAAAGGAATACCCATCGTGTTTATTCATCCACCCTTACTCACGAGTATGAATTTTATTTACCAAGTGAATGAATTATCACAACGCTTCAAAGTGATTGTCTTTGATGTTCGCGGCCATGGAAACAGCTCCTACTCAGAAAAGGCATTGACTTATCCATTAATTTCACATGATATCAAGCAACTATTGGACCATTTAAAAATAGATAAAGCTTTCATATGTGGCTATTCAACAGGAGGATCAATTGCTCTTGACTTTTTGTTAACATACCCCAAGCGTTCTTTAGGCGGCATTCTTACAGGGGCCATGTCTGAAGTAATGGATCCATTATTAAAAACTAAAATTACTCTAGGTGTAAAATTAACAGAATGGAAGGCCCTAAAAGCGCTTGCGTTATCTGTATCCTTTACGAACGCCAATACGAGACGATTGTTTAAAGACTTGTATATCCATGCCAAAAGAGGAAAAACACAAAATGTTGAACAATATTATCGATATAGTTTGTCCTATAATTGTACAGACCGTTTAGAGCAAATTAAGTTACCGGTTTTGTTGCTGTATGGGGAAAAGGATAAAGCTTTTCATCGCTATGCCTATTTATTGCAGGAAAAGCTCCCTGTCAACGAGTGCATACTTATAGGAGACGTAAAACATCAGCTTCCTACAAAGGCGGCTGTAGCGGTGAACAATTTTATTACGCAGTTTGTATCTGTTCATGGACATTAA